Part of the Spinacia oleracea cultivar Varoflay chromosome 5, BTI_SOV_V1, whole genome shotgun sequence genome, AAGCTTTGCTAGCCGGCATAAAAATGTGCAAAGCTGCCGGAGCTCTTGAAATACTTGCTTTTTCTGACTCACAGCTCATTGTAAGTCAAGTAAATGGAGACTACGAGGCAAGAGACCCCAACATAATCAAATACATGCAAGCTATGCGTCAAGAAATAGAACATTTAAAGAGTTTCGAGGCTAAGCAGATTCCCAGAACAGAGAACAATCAGGCCGACACCCTGTCTAAGCTAGCTAGCTCAGCTTCCTATGATACTCAGCGTCATGTGTTTTGGGAAGTGAAAGAAAAACCTTGACAAAAACCTTCGACGCCATGGCTAACACTCGCCGGCAAGCTCGACGCGCCTCCAATGGCGGGAATTCTAAGCAATCAACTAGTAAGAAAACGTCCAACAATAAGAACCTTGACAAAAACCTTGAAACTGAACCAGTAATGGTGGATTTTGACGCAATCTCTGCTCATTCAGAACCATACCCAGAAACTCTGATTACTGAGAATGAGATTTTGACTCCGAAATCTGGGCTTGCTCGATTGCAACAACAAGCACAGGTCAGACATGAGTTCAATGAATGGCTGAGTCATCTCCATAGGGGTAAGAGTTCTCAAACTCACTTTCgatcaaattcaaaaattggCGGGAGTGGGTCGAATTTGATTTCTTCCCTTAATCAAGATGATTCTGTAATCCCTGTGGCTCATAATGATTGTTCCCCTATTGTTTTGATCCATAATGATGATAACACCCCCAACCCCTCTGTTTCTGAACTTGTAATTGCTCAAATTGATTTTGATGATATTAAGGAGGAAGTAGAATTTTGGGAATCTGCTGTGGTTTGTTATGTTATTGGTGCCAACCCTCCTCAATATGTGATGGATGGATATGTTCGACGAACTTGGGGGAAACAAGGTGTTGACAAAGTCTCATTGGTGGGGAAGGGTATTTACCTTGTTCTATTCACAACAATGGAGAACTTTCACAAAGTTCTTCATGGAGATGCTGTGTTTTTTTATTCTAAACCAGTTGTGATCAAGCCTTGGTCTGCTGACATGAACATCACCAAGGAACCTGTGAAAAAACTTCCAATTTGGATACAGCTTCCTGGCCTTGATGTTAAATATTGGGGGAGGAAAAGTTTGGATAAGATTGCAGGACAATTAGGCACTGTAGTCAAGGTTGATCATGCAACACAAAATAGAGATAAACTCGTGTTTGCTAAGATCATGATAGAAGTTGCCATTGATCAATCATTCCCTGATCTGATTCAGTTTTACAATGAGAAAGGTGTCAAAGTTGACCAGAGAGTCAACTATAAGTGGCTGCCTATTACCTGCACTACTTGTAAAGGGTTAGGTCATACTGTGGAGAATTGCACTAAGCAGCCTGCTGGTAAGATGAAGAAGATATGGGTGAAGAAACCTATCCAAAAGCACACTGTCAAGGGAGCATACTACTAGTGTTGATGGGTTTACACAAGCTGTAAGTTTCAGCAGAAGTAGGGGGCAGCTTCTTAAACCTGTTGTGACCAACAATTCCTTCCAAGCTCTTAGTGAGGGATTTGACAATGACAATGATGCGGAAATGGAATCCCCAAGGGGTTAAGGAACTCATTAGGGAGGGGAGTGAGATCCCCTATCCCTAATGGATAAGATCCTTTGCTGGAATGTGAGGGGGCTGAACAGATTGGCTAAACAAAAAGAGGTGAGAAGCTTCATTCACTCTCATCAAATCAAGCAGTTCTGCCTCCTAGAAACCAGGGTGAAAGCTCCAAAAATGGGGGATCTGTACCTTACAATCTTCCCTAATTGGTGCTTCACCTCTAACCCGTGTCACCGTAAGAATGGTAGGATTGTCCTTGCTTGGGACTCTGATGCTTTCACTGTGGATATTGTACATATGGAAAGTCAGCTTATTCACTGCCAGATTACTCCAAGGGGAGATGTGGGGAGCTTCTTTGCAACCTTTGTGTATGGCTTCAATACTACAGCTGATAGGATTCCACTATGGAATAGTTTGGTTAACCTTGCTCCTAGTGCAGCCTGGATCATCATGGGAGATTTTAATGCCATTATGGAGTTTGAAGACAAAATTGGTTCCCCTGTCAGGTTTACTGACATTCTCCCCATGAGACAGTATATGGCTACTTGCCAATTGAATGTTGTGAAGACTGCTGGTAGACTTTACACCTGGAATAATAAACAACAAGCAGGAGATAGGGTCTTTACCAGGATAGACATAGTGCTTACAAATTCTAGTTGGGACACCTTGGTACTAACTTCAGAAGCCATGTATCTTCCAGAAGGGGAATATGATCATTGCCCTATGATCTTGACTACCTACAATACCTCCTCCCAGAAGAAACCATTTAGATTTTACAACATGTGGACCACTTCCAGTGACTTTGTTCCAATTGTTGAGAAAAATTGGAGCATCCACATTCAAGGTTGTCACATGTTTAGAGTGGTGCAAAAGCTCAAAGGCATCAAAGCTGATTTGAAAACTCTTAACAAAGCTGGTTTCAACAATGTTGAGGTGGAACAAGTGAGACTTAAGAAGAAGCTGTCTGACATCCAGGATAAACTTCATGATAACCCCCTTGACACCACCTTAGCTACAGAGGAAAAAACAACTGCAATGGAATTCAGGCTAGCCCATGAGAGATACATCTCTTTCCTTCAGCAAATAGCCAAATTCCATTGGCTTGAGCATGGAGATGAAAACTCTAGATACTTCTACTAGAGTATAAGGCAAAGGAGGAAACAGAACAGGATCTTATCTATTttgaatgagaatggaactctaGTTGACACTCCAGATGGGATCAAGCAAGCATTCATGGACTACTACAATAATTTATTTGGTACTAAGCTTCAAACCAGGAATACTGTTAAACCTGAAATCATAGACAGAGGCACAAGGTTAACTGATCATCATAGAAGTCTTCttgattgcaatttcaatatggCTGATGTTAAGAGGGTAATGGACTCCATTCCCAATAATAAGGCCCCAAGTCTAGATGGTTTCAATAGTTACTTCTTCAAAAATATATGGGATATTCTCAAGCATGATATCCATGATGTAGTGGTGGATTTCTTCAAAACAGGAAAATTGCTCAAGGAAATCAATGTCACCTCCATTACTATATGGTCCCCAAAGTCAGTGTTCCTTCATCTGTCACTGACTTCAGACCAATAGCCTGTTGTTCTGTACTATACAAGTGTATCTCAAAGCTGCTTTGGGAAAAGCTTGGTGTTGTACTCCCTGACATTATCTCACAGAATCAAGGTTCTTTTGTTTCAGGAAGATCAATCCTTCACAATGTCTTGGTATGCCAAGATATTGTTAAAATGTACAGGAAAAGTCAAAACCAACCCAACTGTCTTATGAAACTGGACCTCAAGAAGGCCTGTGACACAGTTGAGTGGGATTTCATAGAGGAGATTATGCATGAACTAGGCTTTCCTAGCCACTTTATTAAACTCATAATGACCTGCTTATCATCTACACAATACTCccttctcattaatggtgaacCCACCAAGCTTATCCACCCTAGAAGAGGCCTAAGACAAGGGGACCCCCTCTATCCTTTGTTGTTCACTCTCTGCATGGAGTATTATTCTAGAGCCATGATCACTGTGGGGGAGCATCCATCTTTTAAATTCCACTCTAGATGCAGAGGATTACACCTTAACCACCTGTGTTTTGCTGATGACCTATTGATGTTCTGTAAAGGTGACAAGCTGGCTGTTCAGATAATGCTAGAAGGGTTTAACATCTTCTCTACCACCATTGGACTATCTGTTAACCCTTCTAAGTCTTC contains:
- the LOC110777479 gene encoding uncharacterized protein, which gives rise to MDKILCWNVRGLNRLAKQKEVRSFIHSHQIKQFCLLETRVKAPKMGDLYLTIFPNWCFTSNPCHRKNGRIVLAWDSDAFTVDIVHMESQLIHCQITPRGDVGSFFATFVYGFNTTADRIPLWNSLVNLAPSAAWIIMGDFNAIMEFEDKIGSPVRFTDILPMRQYMATCQLNVVKTAGRLYTWNNKQQAGDRVFTRIDIVLTNSSWDTLVLTSEAMYLPEGEYDHCPMILTTYNTSSQKKPFRFYNMWTTSSDFVPIVEKNWSIHIQGCHMFRVVQKLKGIKADLKTLNKAGFNNVEVEQVRLKKKLSDIQDKLHDNPLDTTLATEEKTTAMEFRLAHERYISFLQQIAKFHWLEHGDENSRYFY